A genomic segment from Bacillus cereus G9842 encodes:
- a CDS encoding DHH family phosphoesterase, with translation MPEFDKKQWFLYPVYVLAFFVFVLISILCYFHLIMGIAAFVIFCIVFFIVIRFELNFQRNFEKHTTDMITRVKKVSNEAFNQMPIGILLYNKDYGIDWANPYLSSCLGQHALAGWHLYDVSETLLLFIKGETSDDIVSLNNRKFRVFVRKEEKLIYFFDVTEQTEIEKMYEDQRTVLAVIYLDNYDEVTQGLDDQLRTNITSLVTSRLNEWALKYGAYLKRASSERFFVVLNESILTQMEKGKFSILDQVREETSKRNIPLTLSVGVGSGDLPLSELGAMAQSGLDLALGRGGDQVAIKQATGKVKFYGGKTNPVEKRTRVRARVISHALKDLVLESSNVIIMGHRAPDMDAIGAAIGILKVAQLNERKGYIVLDENDSDKGIKRLMDKVKQNEELWSHFITPEQAMEFANDESLLVVVDTHKPSMVMEQKLLHKIENVVVIDHHRRGEDFIEDPLLVYMEPYASSTAELVTELLEYQPKNLKMTMLEATALLAGIIVDTKSFTFRTGARTFDAASYLRSHGADTVLVQELLKEDMDQYLRVAKAIKNAYIYKNGIAIAKVDSDDYYDQVLIAQSADTLLTMTGIIASFVVAKRGENLIGISSRSLGEVNVQLIMENLGGGGHLTNAATQMKNVTVDEAEEKLRFVIDDYLQGGTQS, from the coding sequence ATGCCTGAATTTGATAAGAAACAGTGGTTTTTATATCCTGTTTATGTATTGGCATTTTTTGTGTTTGTGCTCATTTCAATTCTCTGTTATTTTCATTTAATTATGGGAATAGCTGCTTTTGTCATTTTTTGTATCGTATTTTTTATCGTTATACGATTTGAACTTAATTTTCAAAGGAATTTCGAAAAGCATACGACAGATATGATTACAAGAGTAAAGAAAGTAAGTAATGAAGCATTTAACCAAATGCCGATTGGTATTTTGTTATACAATAAGGATTATGGGATTGATTGGGCAAATCCTTATTTATCTTCATGTCTGGGACAGCATGCATTAGCTGGATGGCACCTTTACGATGTATCAGAAACATTACTTCTTTTCATTAAAGGAGAAACTTCTGATGATATAGTCTCTTTAAATAATCGAAAGTTTCGCGTTTTTGTAAGGAAAGAAGAAAAGTTAATTTATTTCTTTGATGTAACGGAACAAACAGAAATCGAAAAGATGTATGAGGATCAACGTACTGTTTTAGCTGTAATTTATTTGGATAATTATGATGAAGTTACACAAGGATTAGATGATCAATTACGTACGAATATAACAAGTCTTGTGACATCGCGACTAAATGAATGGGCACTTAAGTATGGTGCGTATTTAAAACGTGCATCTTCAGAAAGATTCTTCGTTGTGCTAAATGAAAGTATTCTGACGCAAATGGAGAAAGGGAAATTTAGTATTTTAGATCAGGTGCGTGAAGAAACATCTAAAAGGAATATACCACTTACATTAAGTGTAGGTGTCGGATCAGGTGATTTACCTTTGTCAGAGCTTGGGGCAATGGCTCAATCTGGTTTAGACCTTGCGCTTGGACGCGGGGGAGATCAAGTAGCTATTAAACAAGCGACAGGTAAAGTTAAGTTCTATGGAGGCAAGACAAATCCGGTTGAAAAGCGTACCCGTGTACGTGCTAGGGTCATTTCGCATGCGTTAAAGGATTTAGTATTAGAAAGTAGTAATGTCATTATCATGGGGCATAGGGCTCCTGATATGGACGCAATTGGTGCTGCGATTGGTATTTTAAAAGTGGCTCAATTAAACGAGCGTAAAGGATATATTGTATTAGATGAAAATGATTCTGATAAGGGAATTAAACGCTTGATGGACAAAGTGAAACAAAATGAGGAATTATGGTCTCACTTTATTACTCCAGAGCAAGCGATGGAATTTGCGAATGATGAGTCATTACTTGTTGTTGTTGATACACATAAACCTTCTATGGTGATGGAACAAAAATTGTTACATAAAATTGAAAATGTAGTAGTTATCGATCATCATCGCCGTGGAGAAGATTTTATTGAAGATCCATTGCTAGTTTATATGGAACCATATGCTTCTTCAACGGCAGAACTGGTTACAGAATTACTTGAGTATCAACCGAAAAATTTAAAGATGACAATGTTAGAAGCAACGGCATTGTTAGCGGGGATTATTGTCGACACGAAAAGTTTCACATTCCGGACGGGGGCTCGTACGTTTGATGCTGCTTCCTATTTACGCTCACATGGTGCAGATACTGTACTTGTACAAGAACTTTTAAAGGAAGATATGGATCAGTATTTACGGGTTGCAAAAGCTATAAAAAATGCGTACATTTATAAAAATGGAATTGCGATTGCTAAAGTTGATAGTGATGATTACTACGATCAAGTGCTTATTGCGCAATCAGCTGACACGTTATTAACAATGACAGGAATTATTGCATCATTTGTTGTTGCGAAACGTGGCGAGAATCTCATTGGAATTAGCAGCAGGTCTTTAGGTGAAGTGAATGTGCAGCTAATTATGGAAAACTTAGGTGGTGGCGGGCATTTGACGAATGCAGCCACACAAATGAAAAATGTTACAGTAGATGAAGCCGAGGAGAAGCTTCGATTTGTTATTGATGACTATTTACAGGGAGGCACACAATCATGA
- the dnaB gene encoding replicative DNA helicase — MSDVLADRTPPHNIEAEQAVLGAILIDQDALTSASELLVPDSFYRTKHQKIFEVMLGLSDKGEPIDLVIMTSAMADQGLLEEVGGVSYLAELAEVVPTAANVEYYARIIAEKALLRRLIRTATHIVSDGYEREDDVDGLLNEAEKKILEVSHQTNAKAFQNIKDVLVDAYDKIELLHNQKGEVTGIPTGFTELDKMTAGFQRNDLIIVAARPSVGKTAFSLNIAQNVATKTDENVAIFSLEMGSDQLVMRMLCAEGNIDAQRLRTGSLTSDDWAKLTMAMGSLSNAGIYIDDTPGIKVNEIRAKCRRLKQEQGLGMVLIDYLQLIQGSGKSGENRQQEVSEISRTLKGIARELQVPVIALSQLSRGVESRQDKRPMMSDIRESGSIEQDADIVAFLYREDYYDRETENKNTIEIIIAKQRNGPVGSVELAFVKEFNKFVNLERRFEDGA, encoded by the coding sequence ATGAGTGATGTACTTGCTGATCGTACCCCTCCGCATAATATAGAAGCCGAGCAGGCGGTTTTAGGGGCCATATTAATTGATCAAGATGCGTTAACATCAGCATCAGAGTTATTGGTACCTGACTCATTCTATCGAACGAAACATCAAAAGATTTTTGAGGTAATGCTTGGGTTATCTGACAAAGGAGAACCGATCGATTTAGTAATAATGACATCAGCGATGGCTGATCAAGGATTACTAGAAGAAGTTGGTGGAGTGTCTTATCTAGCAGAGTTAGCAGAAGTTGTTCCAACAGCTGCTAACGTTGAATATTATGCACGTATCATCGCTGAAAAGGCACTTTTACGTCGTTTAATTCGAACAGCGACTCATATTGTGTCGGATGGATACGAGAGAGAAGATGACGTAGACGGCCTTTTAAATGAGGCCGAGAAAAAAATATTAGAAGTATCCCATCAAACGAATGCAAAAGCATTTCAAAATATTAAAGATGTTCTTGTAGATGCTTATGATAAAATTGAACTTTTGCATAATCAAAAAGGTGAAGTTACTGGGATACCAACTGGATTTACTGAATTAGATAAGATGACGGCAGGTTTCCAGCGAAATGATTTAATCATCGTAGCAGCACGTCCGTCAGTAGGGAAAACTGCATTTTCATTAAATATTGCACAAAACGTAGCGACGAAAACGGATGAAAATGTAGCGATTTTTAGTTTGGAGATGGGCTCCGATCAGCTTGTTATGCGTATGCTTTGTGCAGAAGGAAATATCGATGCGCAAAGACTTCGTACCGGGTCATTAACTTCTGATGATTGGGCGAAATTAACAATGGCGATGGGTAGTCTTTCAAATGCCGGTATATATATTGATGATACACCAGGAATTAAGGTAAATGAGATTCGAGCGAAATGTCGTAGACTAAAGCAAGAACAAGGTCTTGGTATGGTTTTAATTGACTACTTACAGCTTATTCAAGGAAGTGGGAAATCAGGTGAGAACCGTCAGCAGGAGGTATCTGAGATTTCTCGTACTTTAAAAGGGATTGCGCGTGAATTGCAAGTGCCTGTTATTGCCTTATCACAGTTATCTCGTGGTGTAGAATCTCGTCAGGATAAACGCCCGATGATGTCTGATATTCGTGAATCTGGTAGTATTGAGCAGGATGCTGATATTGTAGCTTTCCTATATCGTGAAGATTACTATGACCGTGAAACGGAAAATAAAAATACGATTGAAATTATCATTGCAAAACAACGTAATGGTCCGGTAGGTTCAGTAGAGCTTGCGTTTGTTAAAGAATTTAATAAATTCGTTAATTTAGAACGACGCTTTGAGGATGGGGCATAA
- the rplI gene encoding 50S ribosomal protein L9, protein MKVIFLKDVKGKGKKGEVKNVPDGYANNFLLKQGLAAEATNSSMKTLEAQKRKEEKDAAAEVENAKELKETLEKLTVEVKAKSGEGGRLFGSITSKQIVDAMQKSHKIKLDKRKFEMDDAIRALGYTNVTVKLHPQVTATVKVHVSEQ, encoded by the coding sequence ATGAAAGTAATTTTTCTAAAAGACGTAAAAGGTAAAGGTAAAAAAGGAGAAGTAAAAAACGTACCAGATGGCTATGCAAATAACTTCTTACTAAAACAGGGATTGGCTGCTGAAGCAACAAATAGCAGTATGAAAACTTTAGAAGCTCAAAAGCGTAAAGAAGAAAAAGATGCAGCAGCAGAAGTTGAGAATGCAAAAGAGCTGAAAGAAACATTAGAGAAATTAACTGTAGAAGTAAAAGCGAAATCTGGAGAAGGTGGCCGTTTATTCGGTTCTATTACGAGCAAACAAATCGTAGATGCGATGCAAAAATCACATAAAATTAAACTTGATAAACGTAAATTTGAAATGGATGATGCAATCCGTGCATTAGGCTACACAAATGTAACAGTGAAATTGCATCCGCAAGTAACAGCGACAGTAAAAGTTCATGTTAGTGAACAATAA